In Mastigocladopsis repens PCC 10914, a single window of DNA contains:
- a CDS encoding carbonic anhydrase, translating into MSRKNGFVGRRNFLRHCVAGVGGFAIGNIILWNTKQAVALPATVANASSATPIPVYPDAALERLLNGNQRFVHQKRKYPDQTLERLQLVAKGQYPFASILGCADSRVPAEIIFDQGLGDLFVVRVAGNVASDMVIGSLEYATAILGSQLIVVLGHRKCGAVAEALQEEAVPGRIGFVVEGIKPAVERVKLRTGDIKENAVVGNIQYQAEKLQESSTILAKLIRQGKLKIVGACYDIDTGKVSVVA; encoded by the coding sequence ATGAGTCGAAAGAATGGATTTGTAGGGCGTCGTAATTTTTTGAGGCATTGTGTTGCGGGGGTCGGAGGCTTTGCAATTGGAAATATCATACTTTGGAACACAAAGCAAGCTGTTGCTCTACCAGCTACAGTTGCTAATGCAAGTTCAGCAACTCCCATTCCAGTCTATCCGGACGCAGCTTTAGAACGATTACTGAATGGGAATCAACGATTTGTACATCAAAAGCGAAAATATCCCGACCAAACATTAGAGCGTCTGCAATTGGTTGCTAAAGGTCAATATCCTTTTGCGTCTATACTTGGTTGTGCAGATTCTAGAGTCCCTGCGGAAATTATTTTCGACCAGGGACTTGGGGATTTATTTGTCGTACGAGTTGCTGGTAATGTCGCCAGTGATATGGTGATAGGTAGCTTGGAATATGCTACAGCAATATTAGGTTCTCAACTGATTGTGGTTTTGGGTCATAGAAAATGTGGTGCTGTCGCGGAGGCGCTTCAAGAAGAAGCTGTTCCTGGCAGAATAGGCTTTGTTGTTGAAGGCATCAAACCAGCTGTAGAAAGAGTTAAGTTAAGAACAGGCGACATTAAGGAGAATGCAGTTGTCGGCAACATTCAATATCAGGCAGAAAAATTACAGGAAAGCTCAACGATTTTGGCTAAACTCATTCGCCAAGGCAAGCTAAAAATTGTTGGTGCTTGTTACGATATTGATACTGGTAAAGTATCTGTTGTTGCCTAA
- a CDS encoding GxxExxY protein, producing the protein MNADGRRWELNEITEKIIGCAFTVGKGLGCGFLEKVYENALAYELRQIGLLVEQQYDIEVQYKGIVVGKFLADLLVERRVLVELKAVRVLDENHFAQCLNYLKATGLNVCLLINFGNPKVEFKRIVRNL; encoded by the coding sequence ATGAACGCAGATGGACGCAGATGGGAGTTAAATGAGATTACAGAAAAGATTATTGGTTGCGCGTTTACGGTAGGGAAAGGCTTGGGATGTGGGTTCTTGGAAAAGGTTTATGAGAATGCTTTGGCTTACGAGTTGCGACAGATTGGTTTGTTGGTAGAACAACAATATGATATTGAAGTGCAATACAAGGGGATTGTCGTTGGCAAATTTTTAGCTGATTTATTGGTAGAAAGGCGCGTTTTGGTGGAACTTAAAGCAGTTAGAGTTTTGGATGAAAACCACTTTGCACAGTGTCTTAACTACCTAAAAGCTACAGGTCTAAATGTATGTCTATTAATCAATTTTGGCAATCCAAAGGTAGAATTTAAACGTATCGTCCGAAATTTATAA
- a CDS encoding nSTAND1 domain-containing NTPase, with product MTSQPIVPCPYRSLSAFREEHAPFFFGREAFTEKLVSATQQCSLVAVIGASGSGKSSVVFAGLIPHLRQQGNWQIASFSPGRRPLYALADAMISVLKPQESEIDWMVRARKLATELQQNPKVLRHVVTAITENNTNRRLLLVADQFEELYTLCSDFQERAHFLESLLEAVHHAPNFTLVLTLRADFLENALSYRPFADALQYGVLMLPSMNHQELRDAIQKPAQMMNVQIESGLAERILDDVAGEPGILPLLEFTLTQLWTKQRNGLLTLMDYVQIGGVGLSLAKYAEEVYAQLSSADQQQVQRVFLQLVRPGEGTEDTRRQATLAEVGQYNEDVIERLTAARLLIVTQGWITGERTVEIAHEALIREWQRLRHWIEIDRSFLIWQERLRALVHQWLASGKDDGALLRGIPLAEAEDWLQQGRDFSEVERDFIQQSLALRKQEQRRQQQSQLEQWLSVAAAIVGLVTSVLSVLLSLSSAALPLYGILVFIVITAVLLITYFVVPKLYLSIRNSLSRNVLINNQDTNQLEQVIAQNARQLERCADVVTISTVYQRLTHSQMESPANLLIRTFGNISENVEVALNQGTAYHQRLALKSIRDKLDVELQALISSSYKYPVLFRPIAHSWRAIITNYVEQLAKTTELRQEIDSPYITGVPLTEQQEIFTGRTDIGTRIEQLLLDRRRPPLLLYGQRRMGKTSLLNNLGRLLPNTIIPMFVDLQGAPSSASDHAGFLYNLAKGMVNSAKRQSALTLPSLTREALPTDPFTSFNEWLDDVEHALGQNTALLALDEFEVLDSAITKGRFDEQDVLGMLRHLIQHRPRFKVLLAGSHTIEEYQRWASYLINVQVVHISYLKEDEARQLIEYPVKDFTLRYEPDAVKRVLQLTRCHPFLVQLLCGEIVALKNEQDPSVRRLATMADVEAAVPEALSSGSFFFADIQNNQVDAAGLVILRLLAAQGEGAIVSRSTTLQQLPDVSESAFELLLQRELIEEVGEGFRFQVELIRCWFAQ from the coding sequence ATGACATCACAGCCCATTGTTCCCTGCCCTTACCGTAGCTTGTCGGCTTTCCGTGAGGAGCACGCTCCTTTTTTCTTTGGGCGGGAAGCTTTCACAGAGAAACTGGTATCAGCGACGCAACAATGTTCCCTAGTTGCAGTGATTGGGGCTTCCGGTAGTGGCAAATCCTCAGTGGTATTTGCTGGTCTCATCCCGCACTTGCGCCAACAAGGTAACTGGCAGATCGCCTCTTTTAGTCCTGGTCGGCGTCCTTTGTATGCCCTAGCCGATGCAATGATCTCTGTGCTAAAACCCCAAGAAAGTGAAATTGACTGGATGGTGCGAGCAAGAAAGTTAGCCACAGAGTTACAGCAGAATCCAAAGGTATTACGGCATGTGGTAACAGCTATCACAGAGAACAACACCAACAGACGCCTGTTGCTTGTAGCGGATCAGTTTGAGGAACTGTACACCCTTTGCTCCGATTTCCAGGAGCGTGCTCACTTTTTAGAGAGTTTATTGGAAGCGGTTCACCATGCACCGAATTTTACACTTGTCCTGACTCTGCGAGCTGATTTTCTCGAAAATGCTCTTTCTTACCGTCCCTTTGCCGATGCTTTGCAGTATGGGGTCTTGATGCTTCCTTCAATGAATCACCAAGAATTGAGAGATGCTATTCAAAAGCCTGCCCAGATGATGAATGTACAGATTGAGTCAGGGCTTGCGGAGCGTATTCTGGATGATGTGGCAGGAGAACCGGGGATTTTACCCTTACTGGAGTTCACTTTGACTCAGCTATGGACAAAACAGAGAAATGGTTTGCTCACGCTTATGGATTACGTCCAAATCGGCGGGGTTGGACTGTCATTGGCTAAGTATGCTGAGGAGGTGTATGCTCAACTGAGCAGTGCAGATCAGCAACAGGTGCAACGGGTGTTCCTCCAACTGGTGCGTCCGGGGGAAGGAACAGAGGACACGAGGCGACAGGCAACCCTTGCTGAAGTGGGACAATACAATGAGGATGTAATTGAGCGCCTAACAGCTGCCCGCCTATTGATAGTTACCCAAGGATGGATTACCGGAGAAAGAACAGTAGAAATTGCCCATGAAGCTCTGATTCGAGAATGGCAAAGGCTGCGTCACTGGATAGAGATTGACCGCAGCTTCCTAATCTGGCAGGAGCGACTGCGAGCGTTGGTGCATCAATGGCTGGCTAGTGGCAAGGATGACGGAGCCTTGTTGCGAGGTATACCCTTAGCTGAGGCGGAAGATTGGCTACAGCAAGGCCGAGATTTCAGTGAAGTGGAGCGAGACTTCATCCAGCAGAGTTTGGCATTACGGAAGCAAGAGCAGAGGCGGCAACAGCAAAGTCAACTAGAGCAATGGTTATCAGTTGCAGCTGCCATAGTCGGATTAGTAACATCAGTGCTGTCAGTCTTGCTATCGTTGTCATCAGCGGCACTACCACTTTACGGAATTCTCGTTTTCATCGTGATTACTGCTGTTTTATTAATCACTTACTTCGTGGTGCCGAAGTTATATCTTTCCATCAGAAACTCTCTTAGCAGAAATGTACTGATAAACAACCAAGACACAAACCAACTCGAGCAGGTGATTGCACAAAATGCTCGTCAGTTGGAACGTTGTGCAGATGTGGTGACTATCAGTACAGTTTACCAGCGCTTGACTCACAGCCAAATGGAAAGTCCAGCTAATTTACTGATACGCACTTTTGGTAACATTAGCGAAAACGTAGAAGTTGCTCTCAATCAGGGAACTGCTTACCACCAGCGCCTAGCACTCAAGAGTATTCGAGATAAGTTAGATGTAGAGTTGCAGGCATTAATTAGCAGCAGCTACAAATACCCTGTCCTCTTCCGCCCCATCGCTCACAGTTGGCGTGCGATAATCACTAACTATGTCGAGCAACTGGCTAAAACAACCGAACTTCGTCAAGAAATTGACTCTCCTTACATCACTGGCGTACCCCTGACAGAACAGCAAGAAATCTTTACCGGACGCACTGATATCGGTACACGCATTGAGCAATTACTCCTAGACCGCCGCCGTCCTCCCTTGCTACTCTATGGACAGCGGCGCATGGGTAAAACCTCCCTACTGAACAACCTGGGACGCCTGCTGCCCAATACTATCATCCCCATGTTTGTGGACTTGCAGGGGGCACCCTCATCAGCAAGTGACCATGCAGGTTTTCTCTACAATCTTGCTAAAGGTATGGTGAACTCAGCTAAACGGCAAAGCGCCCTAACCCTGCCATCTCTAACGCGGGAAGCGCTACCAACTGACCCCTTCACCAGCTTTAATGAATGGCTGGATGACGTAGAACACGCACTAGGACAAAATACCGCTTTACTTGCTCTAGACGAGTTCGAGGTGCTAGACAGCGCAATAACCAAAGGACGCTTTGATGAGCAAGACGTTCTGGGAATGCTGCGTCACCTCATACAACATCGTCCCCGCTTCAAAGTTCTGCTGGCTGGCTCGCATACCATAGAAGAATATCAACGCTGGGCTAGCTACTTGATTAATGTCCAAGTTGTACATATCTCCTACCTTAAAGAAGACGAAGCGCGGCAATTAATTGAGTATCCCGTCAAAGATTTTACCTTGCGTTATGAACCAGACGCTGTGAAGCGAGTGCTGCAACTCACCCGGTGTCACCCTTTCCTCGTACAACTGCTGTGTGGTGAAATTGTCGCCCTCAAGAACGAGCAAGACCCCTCTGTTCGCCGACTGGCAACTATGGCGGACGTGGAAGCGGCGGTACCAGAAGCTTTGAGTAGTGGCAGTTTCTTCTTTGCAGATATTCAAAATAACCAAGTAGACGCTGCTGGGTTAGTTATCCTGCGCTTGTTGGCAGCACAAGGGGAAGGGGCAATAGTCAGTAGAAGTACTACGTTGCAACAACTTCCTGATGTATCGGAAAGCGCTTTTGAACTGCTGTTACAACGCGAGTTGATTGAAGAAGTTGGTGAGGGCTTTCGCTTTCAAGTGGAGTTGATTCGTTGCTGGTTTGCTCAGTAG
- a CDS encoding Mov34/MPN/PAD-1 family protein — MILKLLPEHLQTICTHAETTYPEECCGIILGYLASEGKTVVKVMPTENAWSAETAADFPRDDTLDYSKRQRYAIVRFLPRRFFQKRLPRSEGTGQLHGVQLGKRTRFAIAPQVMLQAQKEARDCKLNIIGIYHSHTDHPAIPSECDRQLAWQEYSYIIVSVQKGKASDIKSWLLDDNHQFQQEAIEKLG; from the coding sequence GTGATTCTCAAACTCCTGCCAGAACACTTGCAAACTATCTGCACTCACGCCGAAACGACCTACCCAGAGGAGTGCTGCGGTATAATATTGGGTTATCTGGCAAGTGAGGGCAAAACTGTGGTAAAAGTGATGCCAACAGAAAATGCCTGGAGTGCAGAAACAGCAGCAGATTTCCCTAGAGATGACACATTAGATTACAGCAAGAGGCAAAGGTATGCGATCGTCCGTTTTTTGCCAAGGCGTTTCTTTCAGAAACGCCTTCCCCGTTCCGAAGGAACGGGGCAACTGCACGGAGTGCAGTTGGGCAAAAGGACGCGCTTCGCGATCGCACCTCAAGTCATGTTGCAGGCACAAAAGGAAGCACGCGATTGTAAACTAAATATCATAGGAATTTATCACTCCCATACCGATCATCCAGCGATTCCCTCAGAATGCGATCGCCAGCTAGCTTGGCAGGAGTACTCCTACATCATTGTTTCCGTACAAAAAGGCAAAGCTAGTGACATCAAAAGTTGGCTTCTAGATGATAACCATCAGTTTCAGCAAGAAGCAATTGAAAAGTTAGGTTAA
- the moeB gene encoding molybdopterin-synthase adenylyltransferase MoeB — MLNPNLDEIQLTKDDYERYSRHLILPEVGLEGQKRLKAASVLCIGTGGLGSPLLLYLAAAGIGRIGIVDFDIVDTSNLQRQVIHGTSWVGKPKIESAKNRIHEINPDCQVDLYETRLTSENALDIIKPYDIVVDGTDNFPTRYLVNDACVLLNKPNVYGSIFRFEGQATVFNYEDGPNYRDLYPEPPPPGMVPSCAEGGVLGVLCGIIGTIQATETVKIIIGQGNTLSGRLLLYNALEMKFRELKLRPNPVRPVIEKLIDYEQFCGIPQAKAQEEKQQMEISEMTVQELKQLLDSGADDFVLLDVRNPHEYEIAKIPGAVLVPLPDIENGQGVTQVKELLNGHRLIAHCKMGGRSAKALGILKEAGIDGTNVKGGITAWSKEIDPSVPTY; from the coding sequence ATGCTTAATCCCAATCTGGATGAAATCCAGCTAACAAAAGATGATTACGAACGTTACTCCCGTCACCTCATTTTGCCAGAAGTGGGACTGGAGGGACAAAAACGTCTAAAAGCTGCCAGTGTGCTATGTATCGGTACAGGTGGACTGGGTTCACCTCTGCTTTTGTATCTGGCGGCGGCGGGTATCGGACGCATCGGTATTGTTGATTTTGATATTGTCGATACTTCCAACCTGCAACGCCAAGTCATTCATGGCACATCTTGGGTGGGTAAACCTAAGATTGAATCTGCAAAGAATCGCATTCACGAGATTAATCCTGACTGTCAGGTTGACTTGTACGAAACTCGCCTGACTTCGGAAAATGCCCTCGATATTATTAAACCTTACGATATCGTGGTGGATGGTACCGATAACTTCCCCACACGGTATTTAGTCAACGATGCTTGCGTGTTGCTGAACAAGCCCAACGTCTACGGTTCCATTTTCCGTTTTGAAGGGCAAGCGACGGTATTTAACTACGAGGATGGACCGAATTATCGCGACCTTTACCCAGAACCACCACCACCAGGAATGGTTCCCTCTTGTGCAGAAGGTGGCGTACTAGGTGTTTTGTGCGGTATTATTGGCACGATCCAAGCTACCGAAACTGTCAAAATTATTATTGGACAAGGTAACACCTTAAGTGGGCGACTGCTGCTGTACAATGCCTTGGAAATGAAGTTCCGAGAGTTAAAGCTCCGTCCTAACCCAGTGCGCCCAGTCATTGAAAAGTTGATAGACTACGAACAATTCTGCGGTATCCCACAAGCTAAAGCACAAGAGGAGAAACAGCAGATGGAAATTTCAGAAATGACAGTGCAGGAGTTGAAGCAATTGCTGGATAGCGGTGCAGATGATTTTGTGCTGCTAGATGTCCGTAACCCGCATGAATATGAAATTGCCAAAATACCTGGTGCAGTCTTGGTACCGTTACCAGATATTGAAAACGGTCAAGGCGTTACTCAGGTGAAGGAATTGCTCAACGGTCATCGTCTAATTGCCCATTGTAAGATGGGTGGGCGTTCTGCAAAAGCCTTGGGAATTCTTAAGGAAGCGGGAATTGATGGTACGAATGTGAAGGGTGGTATTACCGCTTGGAGTAAGGAAATCGATCCGTCAGTGCCGACGTATTAA
- a CDS encoding indolepyruvate ferredoxin oxidoreductase subunit alpha: MPHTIVTDVCEGVADCVDACPVACIHQGPSKNVKGTDWYWIDFATCIDCGICIQVCPVEGAIVPEERPDLQKTP; encoded by the coding sequence ATGCCACACACGATTGTGACTGATGTCTGTGAAGGCGTCGCTGATTGCGTAGACGCCTGTCCAGTAGCTTGCATTCATCAAGGTCCCAGCAAAAACGTCAAGGGAACCGATTGGTATTGGATTGACTTTGCCACCTGCATTGACTGTGGCATATGTATCCAAGTTTGTCCGGTAGAAGGGGCGATTGTCCCAGAAGAACGACCCGATTTACAAAAAACACCGTAG
- a CDS encoding ABC transporter ATP-binding protein, whose translation MSDSLTHSSPLLEVKNVHAGYIKDVDILQGVNFRVERGELVTVIGPNGAGKSTLAKTIFGLLTPHTGSMTFNGENIVGLKSNQIVQRGMCYVPQIANVFPSLSVEENLEMGAFVRNVPLKPLKDKIYTMFSRLGDRRHQRAGTLSGGERQMLAMGKALMLEPSLLLLDEPSAALSPILVTQVFEQIKHINQSGTAIVLVEQNARKALEMADRGYVLESGRDAISGLGLELLNNPKVGELYLGAGKTH comes from the coding sequence ATGTCTGATTCGCTCACTCATTCTTCTCCCCTTTTAGAAGTGAAAAATGTTCACGCTGGATACATCAAAGATGTAGATATCCTGCAAGGTGTGAATTTCCGAGTGGAAAGAGGGGAATTGGTAACAGTGATTGGTCCCAACGGTGCTGGTAAATCGACCTTAGCAAAAACCATTTTTGGGCTTTTGACTCCCCACACAGGCTCAATGACCTTCAATGGCGAGAATATTGTTGGACTAAAATCGAATCAAATTGTTCAGCGGGGAATGTGCTATGTACCGCAAATTGCCAATGTCTTCCCTTCTTTGAGCGTAGAAGAAAATTTAGAAATGGGCGCTTTTGTTCGCAATGTTCCTCTCAAACCGCTCAAAGATAAAATATATACTATGTTCTCCAGGCTTGGCGATCGCCGTCACCAACGCGCTGGAACCCTTTCAGGTGGCGAACGCCAAATGCTGGCGATGGGCAAAGCTTTGATGTTAGAACCTAGCTTACTGCTTTTAGATGAACCTTCAGCTGCTTTGTCTCCCATCCTAGTGACGCAAGTGTTTGAGCAGATTAAGCATATTAACCAAAGTGGTACAGCGATCGTACTGGTAGAGCAAAATGCCCGTAAAGCTTTGGAAATGGCTGATCGGGGTTACGTCCTAGAGTCAGGACGCGATGCTATCTCAGGTCTTGGTTTGGAATTGTTGAATAACCCCAAGGTAGGCGAACTGTACTTGGGAGCAGGGAAAACGCATTGA
- a CDS encoding ATP-binding protein: MARSLRVAQEYIQKVKSSLQRSGYPSQKAFATEMGRSESTIKNFLRGEPVDYLNFVEFCEKLGLDWQEIADKNEPDTVETRHGASLHGSNITLEETSPFITGSPITHPRYFFGRQKELKRLFDLLKRHPLQNAAIIGKRRIGKTSLLHYLKNITTTPPEKLRSGQKYDWLPQAESYKWIFVDFQDPRMASRERLLGYILECLNLKVPTPCNLDYFMDVVSENLHNPTVILLDEIGVGLQRCPELDDEFWECLRSLATNHTRGNLAFILATHESPIELARNTGHSSPFFNIFGYTATLGALTEAEARELIASSPIPFPDEDVEWILQQSQRLPLLLQILCRERLFNLEDEETDENWREEGLRQIVPFRFLLEEP; this comes from the coding sequence ATGGCACGATCGCTTAGAGTTGCCCAAGAGTACATTCAAAAAGTTAAATCATCTCTCCAGCGTTCTGGCTATCCCAGCCAAAAAGCTTTCGCCACAGAAATGGGGCGTTCTGAGTCTACCATCAAGAACTTCCTCAGGGGGGAACCAGTTGATTACCTGAATTTTGTGGAATTTTGCGAAAAATTAGGGCTAGACTGGCAAGAAATTGCTGATAAAAACGAACCAGATACTGTGGAGACGCGCCATGGGGCGTCTCTACATGGTTCAAACATCACCCTTGAGGAAACCTCGCCTTTCATCACTGGTTCTCCCATCACCCATCCCCGTTACTTTTTTGGACGGCAAAAAGAACTCAAACGCCTCTTCGACTTACTCAAACGCCATCCTCTACAAAATGCTGCCATTATCGGTAAACGACGCATTGGCAAGACTTCTCTGCTGCATTATCTAAAAAACATCACTACCACTCCACCAGAAAAGCTACGTTCTGGGCAAAAGTACGACTGGCTACCGCAAGCAGAAAGTTATAAGTGGATATTCGTAGACTTCCAAGACCCGCGAATGGCAAGCAGAGAAAGGCTACTAGGCTATATCCTAGAATGCCTAAATCTAAAAGTGCCGACGCCTTGTAATTTAGATTACTTCATGGATGTAGTCAGTGAGAATTTGCATAATCCCACAGTCATCTTACTCGATGAAATTGGCGTTGGGTTGCAACGCTGTCCAGAGTTAGATGATGAGTTTTGGGAGTGTTTGCGTTCATTAGCGACTAACCACACAAGAGGAAATCTAGCCTTTATCTTAGCTACCCACGAATCACCCATTGAACTTGCTCGCAACACGGGGCATAGTTCACCCTTTTTCAATATTTTCGGCTATACCGCAACATTGGGAGCGCTGACGGAGGCAGAAGCGCGGGAATTGATAGCTAGTTCGCCTATCCCCTTTCCTGATGAAGATGTGGAGTGGATTTTGCAACAAAGCCAACGCTTGCCACTTTTGTTGCAAATTCTTTGTCGGGAAAGATTGTTTAATCTAGAAGATGAAGAGACTGATGAGAATTGGCGGGAGGAGGGGTTGCGACAGATAGTACCATTTCGATTCCTCTTGGAGGAACCATGA